From Anopheles darlingi chromosome 2, idAnoDarlMG_H_01, whole genome shotgun sequence, the proteins below share one genomic window:
- the LOC125952241 gene encoding testis-specific zinc finger protein topi-like translates to MKAVLQQRKNIPPDGIAQSNMACRKRYECTQCKNRFVLQSGLQRHREKYHGAPQTKEKTKQLLQAAALKCMICGTIFPDVDRYHQHMNGHNWEKLLANVPSWAANRYATIFSKHSRVVAISRVLLCEYCDTFFSDEGSLFFHESLHCPSHGFVCLLCEKVGCNLEQIKLHRNGECSLYEKYQAQCFTTLPKKYCCNVCCYLFDDLDSLFIHRQEFHHFFPRALSGQVDTISGEDLLALCCEVCCSLFCTLPELMEHSKKEHTSVSVPASKPSAPQVPLSRTRVAGTKRKPETNIPEDGTSESLRPYLCEKCGKTYTQSSHLWQHLRFHNGVRPFGCPMKGCQRRFTIRPDLNDHVRKCHTGERPYLCEICNKRFLTGSVFYQHRLIHRGERRYGCADCSKRFYRADALKNHQRIHTGEKPYDCSFCDKKFRQRGDREKHVRVKHSRD, encoded by the coding sequence ATGAAGGCCGTGTTGCAGCAGAGAAAAAATATCCCGCCCGATGGAATTGCGCAATCGAACATGGCCTGTAGGAAGCGCTACGAGTGTACGCAATGCAAGAACCGCTTCGTCCTTCAGAGCGGCCTACAACGACACCGGGAGAAGTACCATGGCGCACCACAAACCaaggagaaaacaaaacagcttCTTCAGGCAGCGGCCCTAAAGTGTATGATCTGCGGGACGATTTTCCCGGATGTTGATCGATACCACCAACACATGAACGGGCACAACTGGGAGAAGCTGCTGGCCAACGTTCCATCCTGGGCAGCGAACCGATACGCAACCATTTTCAGCAAGCATTCACGGGTCGTCGCCATCAGCAGGGTGCTGCTGTGCGAATATTGTGACACATTTTTCTCCGACGAAGGGTCACTGTTCTTTCACGAATCGTTACACTGCCCATCGCATGGTTTTGTATGTCTTTTGTGCGAGAAGGTTGGCTGCAATCTGGAGCAGATCAAATTGCACCGTAACGGTGAGTGCAGTTTGTACGAAAAGTACCAGGCGCAATGCTTTACCACACTTCCGAAGAAATACTGCTGCAACGTATGCTGTTACCTGTTCGACGATCTGGACAGCCTGTTTATTCACCGCCAGGAGTTCCACCATTTCTTTCCACGTGCGTTAAGCGGACAAGTGGACACCATATCTGGCGAGGATTTGCTCGCTTTGTGCTGCGAAGTTTGCTGTTCCCTATTCTGCACGCTGCCGGAGCTGATGGAACATAGTAAGAAGGAACACACGAGCGTATCTGTTCCCGCTAGTAAACCAAGCGCGCCACAGGTACCACTCTCGCGCACACGCGTCGCGGGTACCAAGCGTAAACCTGAGACGAACATACCGGAAGATGGCACCAGTGAATCGCTCCGGCCATATCTATGTGAAAAGTGCGGTAAAACGTACACGCAATCGAGCCATCTGTGGCAGCACCTGCGCTTCCACAACGGAGTCCGGCCGTTCGGTTGCCCAATGAAGGGCTGCCAACGCCGGTTCACCATCCGTCCGGACCTGAACGATCACGTCCGCAAGTGCCACACCGGGGAGCGGCCTTACCTGTGTGAGATCTGCAACAAACGGTTCCTGACGGGCTCCGTGTTCTACCAGCACCGGTTGATCCACCGTGGCGAACGACGTTACGGGTGCGCCGATTGCAGCAAGCGGTTCTATCGCGCGGACGCCTTAAAAAACCATCAACGTATACATACCGGTGAGAAACCGTACGATTGCAGcttttgtgacaaaaagttccgCCAACGTGGCGATCGCGAGAAACACGTTCGCGTTAAGCATTCCCGAGACTGA
- the LOC125959509 gene encoding augmin complex subunit dgt3, whose protein sequence is MEDTGKVIEIVKKIGGVDIRRMWVVHDENFRDFFDWFAKVDDDNLITDALDKDYDELKRHDDVYEESEVDALLKQLDTQYSNILEYTDRDVTELEQQLEQMVEIEEHYERLLEDAKKTDILLTKELTDIERATIDAQYLMEKQEKSCLTLGKRLEENQLITQQKIADLHHCYLQPQNPPLFVYQMPIEQFDAKCDQFLKYLQMYVKKHFPVRHLEGFKSSTELSNSEVLDELEDIKLRLDVEELKLLEEKREYAGVKHLVDRLQDHEWISMKVSVLKKHSMELKNSNEQDLLRVELLKTDLEMLIRQVNELRIESVLYETNRSKLDRAISRLEYIQRLDESISKELMNAELLWILMKLDLEKIRNCFNNADEMNGESKRCFKRIDAMKQLEKSSCLEETYSDYLAHLSALIRSATVTDNSTIVEATDNGLKGCLQHFTSLSKRIMKQVESVAKGKYHKKIKNVLERLSTQEKLLSRFVFDGPLRYPQFYDQEYLERVQQLSFLLGLLERDERSVRKDVVQNIEESKQSQKFKMYKQRLWIWFLTEPKKVTNAIKEITAEASKTASYKTLSGIKCKSIADDLKY, encoded by the exons ATGGAAGATACTGGCAAG GTCATCGAAATCGTGAAAAAGATCGGGGGCGTCGATATCCGCCGTATGTGGGTTGTGCATGACGAGAACTTCCGCGATTTTTTCGATTGGTTCGCCAAGGTAGACGACGATAATCTCATCACCGATGCGCTGGATAAAGA CTACGATGAGCTGAAACGGCACGATGATGTTTACGAGGAGAGCGAGGTCGATGCTTTGCTGAAGCAACTGGACACCCAGTACAGCAATATCCTCGAATATACCGATCGAGATGTAACGGaattggagcagcagctagaGCAGATGGTGGAAATAGAAGAGCATTATGAGCGGCTACTGGAAGACGCGAAAAAGACGGATATTTTGCTAACGAAAGAGTTGACTGACATCGAAAGAGCTACGATTGATGCGCAGTACTTGAtggaaaagcaggaaaaaagcTGCCTAACGCTGGGCAAACGATTGGAAGAGAATCAGCTTATAACACAGCAGAAAATTGCGGATTTGCATCACTGTTACCTTCAGCCA CAAAACCCACCACTGTTTGTGTATCAAATGCCGATTGAGCAGTTTGATGCCAAGTGCGATCAGTTCCTGAAGTACCTGCAGATGTACGTGAAGAAGCATTTCCCTGTACGACATTTAGAGGGCTTCAAATCATCAACTGAGTTGAGCAACAGCGAAGTACTCGATGAGCTAGAGGATATCAAGCTGCGTCTCGACGTGGAAGAACTGAAATTGCTCGAAGAGAAACGAGAATATGCTGGCGTCAAGCATCTGGTGGACCGTTTGCAGGATCATGAATGGATTTCCATGAAGGTTTCTGTACTAAA GAAACACAGCATGGAACTGAAGAATAGCAACGAGCAGGATTTATTGCGCGTGGAGCTTCTGAAAACCGATCTCGAGATGCTTATCCGGCAGGTGAACGAGCTAAGGATCGAGTCCGTACTCTATGAAACCAACCGGTCGAAGCTGGATCGGGCTATCAGCCGGTTGGAGTACATACAGCGGCTGGATGAGAGCATCTCGAAGGAATTGATGAACGCGGAGCTGCTCTGGATACTGATGAAACTGGATCTGGAAAAGATTCGCAATTGTTTCAACAACGCAGATGAAATGAATGGGGAATCGAAAAGGTGCTTCAAACGCATCGACGCGATGAAGCAGCTCGAAAAGAGTTCTTGTTTAGAGGAAACATATTCCGACTATCTGGCGCATCTTTCTGCGCTCATTCGATCCGCTACCGTGACCGACAATAGTACCATAGTGGAAGCAACGGATAATGGATTGAAAGGGTGTTTGCAGCACTTCACCAGTCTATCAAAGCGCATCATGAAGCAGGTGGAATCGGTTGCAAAAGGAAAATATCACAAAAAGATCAAGAACGTACTCGAGAGACT ATCCACCCAGGAAAAACTGTTGTCGCGGTTTGTATTTGATGGTCCATTACGCTATCCCCAGTTCTACGATCAAGAGTATTTGGAACGAGTGCAACAGCTAAGCTTCTTGCTGGGACTGTTGGAACGCGATGAACGGAGTGTCCGCAAAGATGTTGTGCAGAACATTGAAGAGTCCAAG CAAAGCCAGAAATTTAAAATGTACAAGCAAAGGCTGTGGATTTGGTTTTTAACCGAGCCAAAAAAGGTGACGAATGCTATTAAGGAAATTACCGCTGAAGCATCGAAAACGGCTAGCTATAAGACCTTATCGGGCATCAAATGTAAATCGATAGCAGATGATTTGAAGTATTAG
- the LOC125951578 gene encoding leptin receptor overlapping transcript-like 1 translates to MLAMLGSIGMTMIILACALPTYNLWWPIFVVLFYILCPIPTLIAKRSQNADDGVRAPNAMFATIGIILSSFALPIVLARAGVIQWGAGILTVAGNVVAYTTILAYFFGFESNDSAMW, encoded by the exons ATGCTGGCCATGCTTGGCTCCATCGGGATGACCATGATCATTTTGGCGTGCGCCCTCCCGACGTACAA CTTGTGGTGGCCAATATTTGTGGTGCTGTTCTACATACTCTGCCCGATACCGACGTTAATAGCGAAAAGAAGCCAAAATGCAGATGACGGCGTTCGCGCACCAAACGCTATGTTCGCCACTATTGGAATCATCTTGAGCAGCTTCGCCTTACCGATCGTATTGGCCCGTGCCGGAGTG ATTCAATGGGGTGCTGGTATTCTCACAGTGGCCGGCAATGTCGTAGCATACACGACGATTTTGGCGTACTTCTTTGGATTCGAATCGAATGATTCCGCCATGTGGTGA